ATTCAAggcaacagacaaacacacaaaaaacaaaacatgatttTCCAATACACAAGGCAGTGCAAAATGTCACACCAATAAAAcatgatttaaaaacaaaagacaaaaacagatcCTGAGGAAAAATTCAAACATACAAATCCAAGCATATTATAAAACATCTCCAGATCAGCCCCACTCTgatttaaattatatataataggTGAAGATTCCACATTTGTAGACACAATCTCTTTTATTTGACTTTGCCATTTAATCTGGCTGTCTgttaattctttttttaaagtttctaCTCTACTCTCTTGCGGCTTTTCCACAAAGTCTTTCCCatgtgaaataattaaaaacccCAAACACCTCAACTACAACACAAAAGTAATGAAATCAAAACTCACACAGTAAAAAGTGTGATTTGTACTATATATACAGACGCTACCGTGTAGACTGGCAGAGGGATAACGTGGTGACTTTGGTGCTGAACCTTCCGTAATTAATGTTTTGAATCTTTGAGAAAAAGGTGCTTACACTATAAGTTCAGTTCACAActtaaataaaactgcaaaaacaACCGACCACAAACTGAATTTTTTCTGAAACTGCAAGGAAGGATTCCACGAGACCTGAATTTTAGACAAGTTCTGCAGATGGTAAGAGCAATACTGGGGGTGCTCGGGGACATTTAAGACGTATTAGTGAAAGAGTCGCTTTATGACCTTAAGGGAGGTAACTGAATACAAAAATGGGAGGTTTCACTACACAACTCGTGAAAAACGTAGAACAATGCTGCTTTTCATGTCACATGATGagagcaaaaacaaagaaaaggggGGAATCACTGTCCAAAAGCTGAAACTAAAGGCAGATAAGGTGGGGTCAATGTGGCcaggtaaaaacaacaaaaacaaaacctttacaaATCAACACATTTGAACCCAATTCCAAAAACATGCACTAAAGTTATTGTATATTGTctgtaataaacatttaatgttCTTATACTGATACTGTGCTTTGTCTTCTGACTGCAGGTGGAACCACTTTGTATCAGACAAACTGCCTCATCATTCATTTGAATAATATTTAGCTAGAGTGGCCAGTTCTCCCAGTAGCAGGTAACAGTAACGTTTAAACCAACGTTCAGAGTCGACATGGTGTCTGTTTTAAATCAAAAGCACACAATATTTGAAAGAAATACAATTTTAACTGATCACTACAGATGTTAATTAGAAAATTAAAGAGGCCACCAAGTATTCCTGttttagaataaaaaaagacattctttggcaaaacaaaaaggcagacATGCAGAATGAATGAATAGAAAAAGGCAAAGATCATAAAATACAGCAATGTGCAGATACTGACTCACGCAAGCTTTAGCATTTCACAGCATAGACATCACCCCTCACTAATTGTATGATGTCTTGAGGTTCAGCATCCTCACTTTGTAATGTCTGAGAGTTAAAAGTGGCATCGCTGCTGAGGACACTTTATGACCCTGAATGGTTTTGGTGGAACATTGCCAAAAACGTCTACACATCAATAGCAAGTTTTCAAATCCAGCCTATAAACCTAGAAAGGCGACTTTGACCCCACACAGCAAGTAATCAACTAAGCTAAAGCCCTGTAACACTAATTTCTTAACTCTTTAACCTCTTATGGCAAACGATAGCACGGCAACGTGGGACTAAGTAGATCtgagtggaaaaacacaaatgtaacaAGTTCTAAATGGCAACTGTATTTCCACGGATCGATTTCTAGGCAACAGCTTGATTCGGTGCCGAGTGTTAAACAGAGTGTGCTTTCTTTAAACACCCAGTACAAAACAATGCTTTGAGTTAGAAAACAGCTACGACAAACCACCGTGGAGCGTCGCTCAGCTGTTCCAATGTAGTTTCAATAAGTGAAGACCAGCATCTGTAAATCCTAACGTTGTTCAAACGGGTCAGAAGAGGTGGATGcaaacattcacattcacaaagATGTGCACAGCATACACTTCCTACAGCTCCTCCTCCCAACACTACAAGTCGAGTGTGGCGTTAGTTTCAACTTGCAGTGGCTTTTCAAACAGTTGTCGTCTCTGCGTCCTTGTGATTTTGTCCGagtctcctgcttctctctggttATGCGGTTACCTGTACTGCTCATCTCCCTTCCCCCATttgtctccctctttctttaTAGTCTCGCGTCCCATCTTTTCCCGACGTCGCCTCGACCTCTGGTTTTAGCTCACAGTCGACAGAGGCAGAAGAGCGTTGGGATGAACACTCCAAACGCCACAAGTATGGGAAACATTAAACTGCTGTTGTCAGCGGCGTATGGGTTTGGTGTTCGGGGGCCTGACTGGACCCTGTACTTGGAACCTGTTGAAACCTTTTTCTTCCCACCTTCTTCGCCTACTTCAgggtcttcctcctcttcttcctcatcttcatgcTTTTCTAACCCTGGGTGAGGTTGAAGCTTTGGTACATCTGGCATGTAAACAGTACAAAGGAGAAAGTTAAAAGGTATGTATGTAAAACACTACATGACATGTGTGGACAGTACTTCCATGTTCAATGTTTCTTCAGGTTTTGGAAATAAATGTTTCCAGAATCTTAAAACCCACCTTCTAGTGTTCCCTTCATTACATAGAGTGCGCAGACCTTGGGGTTGTCATAATAACCCTGAAAGACACAACAGATCAACATACACATGCTACAACAAACTGTGCCCAAGGTAAATAAGGcatctataaaaataaaatatggagAATTCCCTGCAAAAAACATCTGTGAAGCACAACACCCTACCAGTGTATATTTGCCTACACAGAGTCGTCCTTCAAACATGCTTTGCTTAATTGTTGGACTAATAATTTCCGGAGGGCGGTGGGGGGGTGGTAAAAAGCTCCTGTCCTGAGGAGGTTTTACGAGCACTAGTACACTTATTGTCCTCAGCCAAAAGAACTGAACAAAGATGAGGTATTTGATGTATATCACTTTTAAATAAAGTTATGTTGTATAGTTATAAATACAAAAAGGTGAACATAAAGTAGTCTTAGCTTTGTTTCCCATCTACGGAATGATAGTCTAGCTTCCAATAAATGCACTTAGCAGCTGACAAAAATAGGAACCTAAACATAAATACAGTCCTACATGTATGTAGTTTAGAGTGCCAGTACAATTATGTTAATATAGGTTTATCTCAATATAATCTAAACAGGATTTCGAATCCACTTAAAATACTGAAGACCAGTCATTTCCATAACTCCTGTATTGGCATTTGCAAAGAAGACTGTTTCCTGGGAACAAAATACTTTAAGCTGCATGAGCACAAGATAATATCTGGCCCACATGAGAAGACTTATTCTATTTAGAGCAAGACCATGCGCTCTGAAGTTGAGCTACAATATAACTGTTGGATGTTGCAATGTTCTGTCTAAATCAAagctagaaataaaaaaaaggaccGCTGAAAGGAAGACATTACATAGTGGGGAACTTTAAACATGTATTCCACAGAAAGTGGTTTTtgggaaacacaaacaaaagctgtgGTATATGACAAGTAAACAAAGATGATAAAAGGCCAGCTCAATGTAGGGCGGTTGTCCGTCATTTGCATGGACCACACACTTTCAGCGGCTGTTGGAGAGGCCTATTCAGACATGAGTTCACTTTGTAAATCACCAGCCAAAGCAGCATTTGTACCAAGTCAGACTAGTGAAtgccccccccaaaaaaagggTCACGTTTGAAATGAGTAATTTTTTAACTTACTATTTTAAATAAGTTAGCTAAAACCTTAATAGTGTGTTGCCTGCTTCATGGGTCATGGTCCGTCACTCACAATGTCAGAATGAAAAACACTTTCTCACCTTTACAAACTCCACTGTGAGTTTGCCATTGAAAGTGGACACCTCTCCTTGCACACTCAGCTTGCCACGTCGAATAGAGAAAGGCACAATTTCATCGTGAGCAGTGCTGTGACCTACTCGCTCAAAGATATCTAGGTCTTTAACCACCACATGGCCATTTAGACGCACGTCAAAGACCTAAAAAGACACATTTCCAAACAATTAATGTTTACTAAACTGGCTAATGTACAACCATACAAATCATCAGTAGAGTACACTGGCAGttatacagtaataatattGTACTGGATAAAGACCAGACCTCTACTGTGGTAAAAAGGTGTACAAAATTTTAAAATCGGAAGCCAGGTTGCAGACATTGATGAAAAAATGGTTTAACTTTAAATAAACATATTACAATTTTGCTTGAATGACTTGATATGCCATACCTTTTGTTGTGACTGAGCAAAGTACACTTCTGCATACTTCATAACTATGATATAGTCTCCTTCCTCGCGAATGGGAACATCATATCCAAAAGTGTCCTCGTTGTAGCGCTCCGTTTGGTACAGAATCTGATCTTCTGGACTTGAGCGCAGTATTGGCAGACGCATCCCATAATCAGATGCTATAATGAAGCAGAGCAACATACCCAGTGAGCACTTTTCTTTCACAGCGCTACTTCAGTGACCACACTTTTGAAAAAGTGCTCATGTTCTAAGTCAAGCAAGGAACCACATTACGCAAGCGCTGGCTGAAACACAGTCCCCTTCGGCTTCCAATGACCATTGACCACATTTTACACACTCCAAATACAATTATAGAATCTCCTGCTCATACGTGAATCTAAGAATGACTCTTCAGTCAAATCGATCACGTCCCCACCTGCTTCCTCTACTGAGGGAGGCGGAGCCCCGGTCTACTATGCTGACTCCTCATTAGTGCGTGGTTACTTGCGGAAGCCGGACTGTACAGAGGTTTCTTTTACAAACTGAACCCTGTCTTGAGCAATGTCACTGTCGGTCACATCTAAACGGGCGAACCCAGCAAAGCACGCGCACTCAGAGCACTTTAGATCCCACAGGATCGACTTACCTTTGCCAATTTTCCCTTCCAATGGGTCCTTCTTGAAGTGAATACCATGCACGTCCACATGCGATTCACCCCCGGCGTTTACAGCCCAGATTACCCGTTCGGCGAGGTTGGGGCCCCCGCCGTCCGCCCAACACTGCTCGGCCAGCAGCGACAGCGCTGCTGCCAGCAGCCCCGCGACGAGCTGCGCCGTGACCCGCTGCATTGCCACACACCGCCCGGCCCTGGACAGAAACGGACAGTGTCAGCGTCCGCTCGCACCAAGCGCCGGCCTCGTTCCTGCACGGAAGTCAGGCTTCCACATGCGCTATCGTTTGCCGCGTACAGTCAGTGCGAGCTGCCGGCCAGCTTGTCCAAGCTAAATGACATGCAACATGATATACGTCAGCTAGCCAGGGTGCTAGCAGTGAGAATATTCATACCGGCagtagcattagcataaaagcgcACGAACGCTAAAATGACAGTGAAACCATGACGAAATACTCAACCACAACCTTAATAAATGCATGACTGACGTTAACGGCGCCAACCTACCTCGCATTaattaaagaaaacacaaatatggCGATGAATTAGCAGCCAGTGGCGTTGCTCGGTTgtgctagctagctaacctACCTGTCTAACCAGAAATACTTGGTCTGAGACCCTGGCTAACGTGTCTTACCTTCCCCTTTCACGAGTCTCTTCAGTCTATCGTCTTCCAATGTGTAAGCGTGTCGCTGCCGGCACCGTGACACCAAGGAGCCTGTGCTATACTCACTGCAAAAATCACTGTATTATGTGCAGAtatgtccagtctctgatcacAGCCTGCACTGACTTTCATTCAATAAGTGCAAGAAACCACCAATCGCTTTGCTAGCTGAGGCGGCTGCCACTTTGCAGAAGGTGGAACAGCGCTGCCTAACATTAGATTTCCTATGGCCATTGAGTGACAGATACCTCGTCGAACCACGTCGTCCCTCGCGGATGACATCAGACTCTGGAAAAGTGAGGGGGGTGGAGCCATCTGCTCGGCCATGGGAGCAAATACTCTGCAGGGGTGTTCTGTCCCGTTAAATGTTATGAAATAAGTTTGAAAGTCAGCAAACAATGGCATCAgccttaaaaatatatatagaaaaatgtaaatatgtaacGGCTActctttattcattcatttgttactGTTATAGAATAGTTTCATGAATTTATTGATTCACCCAACCTATAGTAAGCTATAGGTAGGAGTAAAATTTGAGTTACTGTAAATATTCTTCCAACACTGACAGCCAAATAGTTTAAATAGCTTAAATTATCATAATACTATTTAAGAGACTGACAAGTGTGTTATGTTGTGGTGTTTTGTGCAATGTTGTGTACTGCTTTAGAAAACATTCGTCCCTCCCCTGCTTTCAGCATGGTATAGTTCAAGTCTTGTCCAATCAGGATAGTCCAACACAGCGCGCACGAGGCGCACTCGAGAGCTGACCAAAATGAATGAAGATCGCTGCTATGGCAACAGCAGTAAGTCTACGCGTGGCAGGTGGGTTTtgattacttttttttttaccaaacacCACGGAGGTAAACATGGAGTGAGACCAATATTATCCTAAACATTAAGCAAATATAAAACCTGGCAGATACGTCAAGAATGTAGCATAAGCACGTTGGAAGCATCTGCCACCAGAAGCGGCCCAGAggcagcatgtactgtaggagtcAGACTCAACGTGGGTGTGACTGAACTGCAACAACCTTTTCTGTTCTTTCCAAATAAAATCGAAATCACTTTTGCGGTGTTTATGTGTTACCAAATGTCCAACTGAAACACACCAGTGAACGAGATGTTTGTTGCTTCTAAAACTCAgcttaaataaagcagagggGCATATGTTTatgatatatttaatatatatttgtgGCTACATGTTTGTAGTTTGACAAATCTTCCATGAAAGGTAAATGAACGAAAGGTCACACAGGGACACAGAACAGTTATTCACACTTATATTCAGTCGGTGCCTTGCACAGTGGTGGTTCTGCAGGGAAGACGTTCCTACAGCCCCCTGCAGTCCCACAGAAGACATCTAAATAATAGATATGCTGAGGAGGTTTGTCCTCCAGACAAGCAGTGACAGCACACAGTGCTATGTCAATATGCTGAtaatgacattttaataaaaccttACAAACGCACAGTAAAGATTACGAGGTAGCTTGACACTGAATGTTTTCCCAATCAAGCCGTTTGTACTGGTTTTGACTTTCTCCAGTAGACCTTCACTTCATCCCTACATGACAAACTGTACTAtattgctgctgtatttttttgATAGTGTCACCACAAAAAAAGGGGCTGTAATGTAAACACTTTATTTTTCTACAGATACCTTGGCAAAATGTTGTTAGACCAAATGCACGTGTGCATACTAATGTCAACACATGTCTCTCTTTGGCATGCAAGAAATGTCTTGGACAACACAGACGTGTGGGACATTATCACAGCTACAGTCATTTTGACATATAGAACGGATACATATTAACTATGGCTGTAAATACAGTTCGCAtatgttgtttgtgctgtttgcttCTAAATGGGGAGAGATTAAAAGAACGAGAAGCGAGACTAAAGACTGGGAACTCAAACCTGTGAGCACTGATGGACAGCGTGTGGGATGCTGCTCACCACTGCAGGATAATGTCAGTGAGTGGATTTGGGAGCTGTTGTACAGTAAACTAACCAGCGTGACAAATAACATATGTGAAGtgtatttcacatttctgtttcTCACTGTCAGACATCTGCGTCTTCTTTGCATGTAGCTGTAAGACAGACATGTTCCTAATAAACTGGCACAGTGACAAACCACAGATGGGCACACATTTACAATCCAGGGGCGATGCTGCCACATGGGTTTCTTGGTGGAGCACCAATGTCACACGGAGGACGTTTCACTTACAGGTTTCTAATAAAGCACAAACCACACAGTGCGCAGagcttttgtattttttctccaGGCATTCGCGCTCTCATTCTGTATGTGTCGTACATCAATGAGGACGTTTTATGGGACACTTGACGCCATGTAGATGATGGGACAAGACACCATCGATCTATCCACACAGGAAGTTATTTAGTGAGAATTAAAGTGCAAAAACACAAGTTGGACAATCTTCAGCTAGGCTACAGCAAATTCCGCCTCAGTTGTCAAACTAGAGACTTTTTCAGGAAGAACCCTTTGAAAGGTGTGAGGTGACTCATCGCTCCGTAACATTCGAGGAGTTTTAATTCCAGTGTCATTCAGATTTGGATGGCTCAGTAGATCCTAACATCTCCCTTGTTGCGCGTGATCAAGTATAGGAAAGGACACAGCTTCACATTCAGGGCCGATCATTGCATGATCTTAGTGAGACATCATTCGTACAAACTCTGTCAAAAGAGAGGATGCGGATGACACACGGCTACAGTTGCACCACACTTTACAGCATCACCTGAATAAATGCGTGAACGGTTTTACCTTCAAAATCGACCAGTCCGTCACCGTTCAAGTCGACGTCTCTTAGgatgtcctccacctcctttagACCCACCTGGAAGACAGGAGGATGGTGAAACTGCAGGGAGCAGCACGTACACAGTGTCTGTCTTTGTTATTTCATGATCCACATCTTACCTGTTGGCCCAACAGCTTCCTCATTGCATCTCTGAGCTCTGACGTGCTTATAGCTCCATCCCCATTGGTGTCAAACTAATAAAGCAACACAGACATACAATAGtcattaaatatgaaaagcaaCTGGCCACATGATCAAGAAATATGTTAATTTGGATTCTGGAAATCATACCTCTCTGAATGCATCTTTTAACTCTTTAATTCCAATCATGTCTGCAGTTTCAGCGAGGAGTTTTGGGCCCATCAGCTCTACGAAATCCTCGAAGTCCACATGACCTCCCACTTTAGAAAAAAAGAGATTTTGTCAGAAATTTAatccataacttgtaaatattattgtTATCTGAAAAACATAAATACTTATGCTAATTAAGCTCTTACGGTTCATATTTATCTGCTGGCTCAGTTCAATCAGCTCCATCTCAGTGGGCATGTATCCCATCGTTCTCATACAGTTTCCTAAATCTTTACAGCTGATGAAACCATCCTTGTCCTTGTCAAATTCTTTAAACGCGTCTCTCAGCTCTGTGGAGCAACAGAAGTTTTACACTcactttaatatatatatatttaaatgttttagccaataactaaaaaaaaacaacgtacCATCCATTTCTTCTGGCCTCAGCTCTCGGTCCtaatgaaaaataatatttaaatattagtgAGTTAAATAAGACAGTTGCAAAATACATTACAAACACACTCTTCTGTTTATGTAGCTTAACTGCTGGAGTGATGCATGAACCTAAATCAGTGTCTTCTCCAACAATCCATAGTATGAACCTCAACTTAACACAGTAGAAGACAAAAGTCGAATGAATCTCTCCATATCTTGAACACTGAATAGACTGAATAAAGCACGACTGGGAACCATAACCCATAAGTTTGGAGAAGAATGTGACTGTTGCTATTTTTTCAGAGCTTGCTGACAACGAACACAACCTTTAAAgggcagagacggaggcagacaTTTCCCAGAGCTCTCAGGGGTTAACAGCAGGAGCGGTGAGAAGTCTAAACACAATATTGAGTGTTGACGTCAGGCCCAAAGAACTGTGTGACCGGAACCACTGACATCAAAAATGCAGGAGGTGCATGAGCCCCTGAATGCATCACTAACTAGTCCCACTAATCAAGCCCAGCAAGATTAGCACTATGTGTCCATTAGTATGAGACACCAACTATAGGCCAGTCACTCATAATGTCAATACTGCTAGTTCAATACTATATAACAATGTATATGTCTAACTATGATAAAGATATATACTAAGGATGTATATGTCTCTACTAAAGAAAGTAGGTTACAACTGTAATTCTGTAATTATGCGTATGTGTGTATGAAAGAGAAGGAATGTTGAAAAGATGAAACTGTGACAGAAAAGGACAAAGTCATCAACAGAACTGCGTGATGCCAACTTTCCACTCATCGTTCATGAAGGTTTACGCGCCACATTATAAAGACTTAGTTACCTCACACCTGCAGTACACACTGTCACAGGAACAGTAAACACAACTCAGGAGAACAGGAAAGATTTGCCAGAGCACAAGGACATAAGATAAACACACGACCGTTCAGAACACAACAACGTTCCAGCCCAGAAACCGCGAAGATACGGCACTTTATAGAAAATACAGTCTGATGAGTAACCAAAGTCTgccaaagccaaaaagccaTTAATCTAACACGAGCAAAGAACAAAATGCACCCAAGAGCCAACTACTAGCAGATCAATGGCAGAACAAGTCAACCTTTATTCAGTTATTAAATAAGTAATATTAAAAGCATGACACATCCTAAATTTAGCTGCTACAAAGTTATCTCAGTCTCAGCATCACTAGTAAATAATACAGGAAAACAATCTTACCCTCCTATCCGGTCGGTTGAAAGAGTTTCCCATACCAAAGGAAATAAAAGGCACTAAAAACGACCATGAGGTCTTTTTCTTCCTCAGGTTTGCAGTGTGCGTTTTTAAAGGGGTGCAAACTCTGGTCTCAGCAAGACCCATGAAGCCCAGGAAGCTAAACCACAGCTCAGAGGGAACAACTGTGAAGCGCGCTGTCCTGTGATCTCTGGGGTAAATGAAAGAAGCAGCGATAAGGATGCCAATAACACACAGCAGTGGGAGAaacagggggagagagaggaggggagggagaaaaaCTAAGAGTGAGGGTGGGAAACGGCATGGCAGGAAAGTGGGCCGAGGAGGGAAACAGCATCATGCCTATGAAAGGACAAGAGGATGATCCACTGATATATTCCACCCCTACAGACACGCGCTGCCACCAAACAAAGGATAAACAAGACATATGGGTTGAAGGGCGCCAGGTTTATGTTCGAATCTGCCCTCGGCTCACGCGCACAAATCAAGGTGCTGCGTCTGTGGTACGAAAGTCTGTAGCAGGCAACTTTACAGGAACACTGTGTAGGGGCCTATTTCTAGCCCTGTTGCCCTCGTCACCTGCACTCAAGGAATTTAGGGTGGTATAGGGTGGAACGATGCATATGTACAATAAACACGCACACCTGTACAGTCTACGTTCACCTGCAGTGAGCAGTTGTCTTAGACTCTGACATCGCCTTTGCCTCTTATATAAAGGAAATGCCTAGAACGGCCTACTGCTAAAATTAGGAGCGTCCGTTCTCAGAGTGATGCTGAAAAATTAATCcatgcttttgttgttttgagtCTGGaccactgtactgtatctcCCTATTTAGGATTTACCAACAGCTCTCTAAAAAGCCTACAGATAATTTAAGCAGCTAAATAGAATTCTGATTGAAATTAACGAGAAAGATCTAATTTTTCTAGAATTCaatgttttcctctccactgttgcttgGTGCCACTCAAAGAATTTCAGAATTTCGACTGGGCTCCCACCGGCACCTGGTTGGCCAGTGATGCCCCTGACAACAAGGCTGCAGCATCCTCTGCACCCTCTGCAAGCATCGTCAAGGTCACTCAGGCCTGCTGCACAGGCAGACGTGGCTCATCCTCAAATGCATGTTTACGTCCGTGTGTATCTGCAGGAAGGTTGCTGTTGAACACAAGGAAACACGCCCTCCTTGTGGCGCTTCGCTCTGTCGCCTGAAGGCTGGAGGGACCTGGGTTGGACTCCACTGGTCTGACAGCCTTTCACTGTGGCGTCTccctgtgtttcctctgttaGGCTAAATCTCTGTGCTGCTCAAAGGTGTGAACGGCTGTCGGTGCCTATATGTCAGTCTTGCgctggactggcaacctgtcaaGGGCCTAATGACAGTTGAGATTGACTGCAGCACCCAGGCGACCCTTGACAACAAAAGCAGTTAGGACGATGGGTGCATGTTTCCTTTCATGAAaggtttaaaaacaaatctCATCGGCAGGTAGCTTATGACCATCTGTTCACGTGGATTTCTGCTTAAGCCTCTCAAAACTGCAGCCAGAGCTGAATAagcagtttattttaaatgtatggTTCATAAAAGTGCCTTCTAATCCTGCATTTTGCTTCCGCCCACGTTGAATTGTCTCCACGAAGCGGTCTCATCAAAGATCTTTTCCAGGTCACACTAAGGTtttgacagagctgctggttGAATCATGAGCTATTCATGGAAAAGGCTTAATGCTAAGGTTTCTCTGGAAGCAACAATGGGAGCGTTTTTAAATCTTCAGCATATGTAAATAACCTTCTGATTGATGGTCAGACTTGAACCATAACACTATGCAGGCTAATAAACTTTGACCTCTAGTAAAACAGCGGACTAATCATACCGCCTGGTATTTTAGCCAGAGTATTATCAGGATTTGAAGGGAAAAGTGAATTCATCAGGAACATCAAAGTCGTTGCAGTGTTCCTTCCCAAATGCTgcaggaaattaaaatatagtttTGCCTTTGACCACATTCACATTAGCACATCAGACAGTTGCTCCTCTCTGATATGAGAACGTTTCATCCACTGCACCTCATCATATCCACTTCAAACAACGAGGGGCAGCCTGACTGAGAATGTCTGTAGGAGGCAGAATGCAAATTACATAAGGAATGAATGTGGACGCTTTTCTCTCGGTGCCCACAATGACGGCGTGTGTTGATGGCATCACAGAGCGCTTTATGAACAGGACGTCAGTAAAGTCTGAAGCTACGGTTGAGGTGTTAATAACATTAGAGTGGTGACCTCAGTAAACTTAATGCATTCTACTGGTTTCATGGTATGTTATAAATGCAGTCTATTAATCTCTAACCAGAGATGCATTTGAGGTGTTATTGTAGCTTGGCCTCAGACTGTCCGGGAGCATTCAAAGCCCTTTGAATGAATGTAGCCATAGACGGATGTATAATTTCAGGCCTTACCTGCCCAAAGAGTGAATTAAGAATAGTGCGTAAATTGATATCCGACGCAGAAGAAGCAGCACTGGACCTGCGGGAGCGACGAGACGACCTGCTGGACAGCGGGGCCAGTGAGCCCGACGACGGGGACTGGCTGCTGATCTGCCCGCCGCTGTTTGTCACGCTGCCCCCCCTGTGGTCCTTGGACTCACACAGCGGCGCCTTGTCGTCCTGTCTGTCCGCCGAACAGGGCGCCCCGGGGGCCGGGCGGGCGTGGGTGTGACAGCGCCGACGGTGCTCAGAGTCGGGGGGCACGGCAGCCGGGGGTCGGTCCTCCCGGTGGTGCTTCCTGCGGTGGTGGTGCCGGTGCGTGGGCTTGGATGACCTGCAGCCGTCCCTCGCCGCTCGGCTCGCCTCGCCGCTTGACTCCGGGGGGTCGGGAACTTGGCTGTGAGGGGCGTGCGACTTGCACTTGTCCCGCGTGGCTTCGCTGTTACTAGCGTCCGGGGCGCCGGCCAGGGATGGGTGGCACAGGGGTCTTCGGGCACTGACGTCGCATTCGGCCGACCAGAAGGACCCGTCGGCTCTTCCGCCGCTCTGGAGCGCGGCGGGACGGtggtgatgctggtgctggtgctggtgctgatggtgatgCTGACTCCTCCGGCCGTCGGCTGCGTGCTCGGGGAGGTGTGTCGGTCTCCTCGCGGTCGAGGAGGATTTCAGTAAGGACGACGTGGATTCAGATTTCAGAAAGGAGGCGCTCATTGCTGCGGATCTGGTCTAGTCTGC
Above is a window of Betta splendens chromosome 9, fBetSpl5.4, whole genome shotgun sequence DNA encoding:
- the mlec gene encoding malectin — encoded protein: MQRVTAQLVAGLLAAALSLLAEQCWADGGGPNLAERVIWAVNAGGESHVDVHGIHFKKDPLEGKIGKASDYGMRLPILRSSPEDQILYQTERYNEDTFGYDVPIREEGDYIIVMKYAEVYFAQSQQKVFDVRLNGHVVVKDLDIFERVGHSTAHDEIVPFSIRRGKLSVQGEVSTFNGKLTVEFVKGYYDNPKVCALYVMKGTLEDVPKLQPHPGLEKHEDEEEEEEDPEVGEEGGKKKVSTGSKYRVQSGPRTPNPYAADNSSLMFPILVAFGVFIPTLFCLCRL
- the cabp1a gene encoding calcium-binding protein 1a isoform X1 — translated: MSASFLKSESTSSLLKSSSTARRPTHLPEHAADGRRSQHHHQHQHQHQHHHRPAALQSGGRADGSFWSAECDVSARRPLCHPSLAGAPDASNSEATRDKCKSHAPHSQVPDPPESSGEASRAARDGCRSSKPTHRHHHRRKHHREDRPPAAVPPDSEHRRRCHTHARPAPGAPCSADRQDDKAPLCESKDHRGGSVTNSGGQISSQSPSSGSLAPLSSRSSRRSRRSSAASSASDINLRTILNSLFGQDRELRPEEMDELRDAFKEFDKDKDGFISCKDLGNCMRTMGYMPTEMELIELSQQINMNLGGHVDFEDFVELMGPKLLAETADMIGIKELKDAFREFDTNGDGAISTSELRDAMRKLLGQQVGLKEVEDILRDVDLNGDGLVDFEEFVRMMSH
- the cabp1a gene encoding calcium-binding protein 1a isoform X2 produces the protein MGLAETRVCTPLKTHTANLRKKKTSWSFLVPFISFGMGNSFNRPDRRDRELRPEEMDELRDAFKEFDKDKDGFISCKDLGNCMRTMGYMPTEMELIELSQQINMNLGGHVDFEDFVELMGPKLLAETADMIGIKELKDAFREFDTNGDGAISTSELRDAMRKLLGQQVGLKEVEDILRDVDLNGDGLVDFEEFVRMMSH